CAAAAGGTCGTTATTCAGGGCCACAACATTCAGGGCGAATACAAAACCGGCGAACGCTTTCGCACCTTCGCGCCCAACGACCCTGAGTTAGTCAAATCGCTGCGCGATAAAAAAGTAAAAATCGCCGCCAAACCAGAAGACGACTCGCCTTGGTACATGGTGCTGTTGCTCAACTGGTTCCCGATGTTGCTTTTGATCGGCGTGTGGGTTTTCTTCATGCGCCAGATGCAAGTTGGCGGCGGTAAGGCGATGTCTTTCGGCAAGAGCCGGGCCAAGTTGCTCACGGAAAATCAGCACAAGATGACCTTCAACGATGTCGCCGGCGTCGATGAAGCGAAGGACGATTTGCAAGAGATCATCGCGTTCCTCAAAGACCCGAAGAAGTTTACTAAACTCGGCGGCCGAATTCCCAAGGGCTGCTTGCTGGTCGGCCCTCCAGGCACGGGCAAGACGTTGCTCGCCCGCGCGGTCGCAGGCGAAGCGGGCGTGCCGTTTTTCAGCATCAGCGGTTCGGACTTCGTGGAGATGTTTGTCGGCGTCGGCGCGTCTCGTGTGCGAGATCTGTTCGTCCAGGGCAAAAAAAATGCTCCTTGTATTATTTTCATCGATGAAATCGACGCCGTCGGGCGTCACCGCGGCGCCGGTCTTGGCGGAGGTCATGACGAGCGCGAACAGACTTTGAACCAGCTGCTCGTCGAAATGGACGGCTTCGAGACCAATGAAGGCGTCATTCTCATCGCCGCCACCAACCGCCCCGATGTTTTGGATCCGGCGCTGCTGAGGCCCGGCCGCTTCGATCGGCGCGTCGTCGTGCCACGGCCGGATGTGAAAGGGCGCGAAGGCATTCTCCAAGTGCACACGAAAAAGGTGCCGATGGGCGCCGACGTCGATGTCGGCGTGTTGGCCCGGGCGACGCCCGGTTTTGCCGGCGCCGATTTGGAAAACCTGGTCAATGAAGCTGCGCTCTTGGCGGCGCGCAACGATAAAGAAAAAGTCGACATGGACGACTTCGAGCTGGCCAAGGATAAAGTCATGATGGGCGCCGAGCGGCGCAGCATGATCATCAGCGACGAAGAGAAGCGCAATACCGCGTTTCACGAAGCCGGCCACGCTTTGGTCGCCGTGCTTTTGCCCGGCACCGATCCGATTCACAAGGTGACGATCATTCCGCGCGGCATGGCGTTGGGCTTGACCCAGCAGTTGCCGCTGGACGAGAAACATACTTACGGCAAAGATTTTCTGCTTAATAATTTGGTCATTCTATTCGGTGGCCGGGTCGCCGAAGAGCTGGTGCTCGCTCATACGACCACCGGCGCCGGCAACGATATTGAGAAGGCCACCGACTTGGCGCATCGGATGGTGTGCGAATGGGGCATGAGCGAAAAGCTCGGGCCCATGACCTTCGGCAAAAAAGAAGAAGAAATATTTTTGGGCCGGGATTTTACCCAGAAGGCGGATTACTCCGAGAGCACCGCCATCGAGATCGATGCCGAAGTCAGACGGATCATTCAAGAGAGCTATTACAAAGCCAAGGATCTCCTGAAGTCGAATATCCGCCTGCTCCATAAGGTCGCCGAATCGCTGCTCGAAAAAGAAGTTCTCGACGGCTCCGAGATCGACGCGATCGTGCGCGAGTTTGGCGGGAATGGTGGAGCCCCGCTTACTCCGACCGCCGCCGCCGCCGTCGCTTAAGCAATTCTTTACGGCGCGC
The sequence above is drawn from the Deltaproteobacteria bacterium genome and encodes:
- a CDS encoding ATP-dependent metallopeptidase FtsH/Yme1/Tma family protein, producing the protein MSQSSKHIALYLVLALVLLGVFSVFNKQHGREPEVVFSEFMTSVERGDVQKVVIQGHNIQGEYKTGERFRTFAPNDPELVKSLRDKKVKIAAKPEDDSPWYMVLLLNWFPMLLLIGVWVFFMRQMQVGGGKAMSFGKSRAKLLTENQHKMTFNDVAGVDEAKDDLQEIIAFLKDPKKFTKLGGRIPKGCLLVGPPGTGKTLLARAVAGEAGVPFFSISGSDFVEMFVGVGASRVRDLFVQGKKNAPCIIFIDEIDAVGRHRGAGLGGGHDEREQTLNQLLVEMDGFETNEGVILIAATNRPDVLDPALLRPGRFDRRVVVPRPDVKGREGILQVHTKKVPMGADVDVGVLARATPGFAGADLENLVNEAALLAARNDKEKVDMDDFELAKDKVMMGAERRSMIISDEEKRNTAFHEAGHALVAVLLPGTDPIHKVTIIPRGMALGLTQQLPLDEKHTYGKDFLLNNLVILFGGRVAEELVLAHTTTGAGNDIEKATDLAHRMVCEWGMSEKLGPMTFGKKEEEIFLGRDFTQKADYSESTAIEIDAEVRRIIQESYYKAKDLLKSNIRLLHKVAESLLEKEVLDGSEIDAIVREFGGNGGAPLTPTAAAAVA